A single Coriobacteriia bacterium DNA region contains:
- a CDS encoding NAD(P)H-hydrate epimerase, protein MTVRYALSAERMRRAEERAVAESGASLAELMERAGAAVARHAESMAGRGRVVVLAGTGNNGGDGWVAADALRAEGRDVAVIAPGGLPLRSPAADAASRALSRGVAWREGLDGAEGILADASLVVDALFGFGFRGGAREPFASAIRAAGASGRPVLAVDVPSGVDSDTGAADGPAIAAVRTLTFSTLKPGLLL, encoded by the coding sequence GTGACGGTGCGATACGCGCTGTCTGCCGAACGGATGCGTCGAGCCGAGGAGCGTGCGGTCGCCGAGAGCGGTGCCTCCCTGGCGGAGCTGATGGAGCGCGCCGGTGCGGCCGTGGCGCGACATGCGGAGTCCATGGCGGGGCGAGGCCGTGTCGTCGTGCTCGCGGGAACAGGCAACAACGGCGGCGACGGTTGGGTGGCCGCCGACGCCCTGCGGGCCGAGGGCCGTGACGTGGCCGTCATCGCGCCCGGAGGGCTGCCCTTGCGCTCCCCGGCCGCCGACGCCGCCTCGCGCGCTCTGTCTCGGGGTGTGGCCTGGCGCGAGGGCTTGGACGGGGCCGAGGGGATCCTGGCGGACGCGTCGCTCGTCGTCGACGCGCTGTTCGGCTTCGGTTTCCGCGGCGGCGCCCGGGAGCCCTTCGCCTCGGCGATCCGGGCAGCCGGCGCCTCAGGCAGGCCCGTCCTCGCCGTGGACGTGCCGTCCGGGGTAGACAGCGACACGGGAGCGGCCGACGGCCCGGCCATCGCTGCCGTGCGGACGCTGACCTTCTCCACTCTCAAGCCCGGGCTGCTCCTG